One genomic window of Arachis stenosperma cultivar V10309 chromosome 10, arast.V10309.gnm1.PFL2, whole genome shotgun sequence includes the following:
- the LOC130957753 gene encoding uncharacterized protein LOC130957753, which produces MVTELQQANQRMAEENQRMQNQIAQLVNARIEHNNDHQPRQENDERRSNPTHVSETPQSNEGGGNNNEEGQPDDEEEERDNSAGPFTTDIMNFQLPRQFTLPTTLTPYNGLGDPKQHVKKFRSIMIVNGASDPILCRYFPSFLDGPALDWFCYLPADSISRFQELARQFEDHFAASAIYLHDSDYLTTIKQGPQESLKDYITRFTKVAMRIPDLHPEVHLHAIKSGLRPGKFQETIAVEKPKTLAEFREKAKGQIDVEELRQARKTERSPASKDDDKSRDNKKTFKPVPRYDSYTQFNAKRDDIIKEILNSKLIRPPRKAGNYPESKGVDKSKYCTFHQKHGHTTDECVIAKDLLERLARQGHLDKFIAGHMQRNTIPTLDTSAVGTSSKGKEKAPAQPRGVINCISGGYAGGGHTSSARK; this is translated from the coding sequence ATGGTGACCGAGCTTCAACAGGCAAACCAACGGATGGCGGAGGAGAATCAAAGGATGCAAAATCAAATCGCGCAGCTGGTTAACGCCCGAATAGAGCACAACAATGACCATCAACCGCGACAAGAAAACGACGAGCGACGGTCGAATCCGACTCATGTCTCGGAAACACCTCAGAGTAATGAGGGAGGAGGCAACAACAATGAGGAAGGTCAACCTGATGACGAAGAGGAAGAACGAGACAACTCTGCCGGACCATTTACAACCGATATAATGAATTTTCAATTGCCAAGGCAATTCACCCTGCCGACGACCCTGACACCATACAATGGACTAGGAGACCCGAAGCAGCACGTCAAAAAATTCCGATCTATTATGATCGTCAACGGTGCATCCGACCCAATTTTATGTCGCTATTTTCCGTCATTTTTAGATGGTCCTGCACTTGACTGGTTTTGCTATTTGCCTGCAGATTCTATATCGCGATTCCAGGAGCTGGCGAGGCAATTCGAAGATCATTTTGCCGCATCAGCAATCTACTTGCACGATTCGGACTACTTGACAACCATTAAACAAGGGCCGCAAGAAAGCTTGAAGGATTACATCACGCGCTTCACCAAGGTCGCCATGAGAATTCCCGATCTCCACCCAGAGGTTCACCTTCATGCCATTAAGAGCGGCCTCCGCCCCGGCAAGTTTCAAGAGACTATCGCCGTAGAGAAGCCCAAAACCTTGGCCGAATTTCGGGAGAAGGCTAAAGGTCAGATTGATGTTGAAGAGCTCAGGCAAGCACGAAAGACAGAAAGATCGCCTGCAAGCAAGGATGACGATAAATCCCGAGATAACAAGAAAACATTCAAGCCAGTTCCTCGTTATGATTCATACACCCAGTTCAACGCAAAGAGAGATGATATCATCAAGGAGATACTCAACTCTAAATTAATAAGGCCTCCTCGAAAAGCTGGCAATTATCCGGAATCAAAGGGAgttgacaaatcaaaatattgCACTTTCCACCAAAAGCACGGACACACAACCGATGAATGCGTTATTGCTAAGGATCTCCTAGAACGACTGGCAAGACAAGGACATCTCGACAAGTTCATTGCAGGACACATGCAGAGAAACACCATCCCAACACTTGATACATCAGCAGTAGGCACATCCtcgaaaggaaaggagaaagctcCGGCACAACCTAGAGGGGTAATAAATTGCATTTCAGGAGGTTACGCTGGAGGTGGACACACAAGCTCAGCCAGAAAATGA
- the LOC130955960 gene encoding F-box/kelch-repeat protein At3g27150-like translates to MSNRKAFPAWSFIGDICLCRHNPSSEKMTILELSHSSGNGSTSSSEEKLQDADYFDYKIPCLSDELETLILARLPITEHWKFCCLNKQFLSFLKTGEVFRIRREIGLKEPVVFIASDESNWWSFNSSFTSFKKIPVIPSDYSFDFGDKESFAAGTNLFVSGKEIDGTVVWGFELATNKWFKAPKMINPRCLFASATKGIFAYIAGGLETTTCQEVLSSAEKYNSESRSWERLPEMKQKRKFCSGCYMDNRFYVLGGRDEYDNDLVSGEFFDEGKNIWILIPGMFKDIPLPSSRSPPLVAVANNELYTLDASSNELKVYVKESNSWKTLGPVPVRADARGGWGVAFKSLGNELLVIGGATASSSSSGCAFTIYTCCPDPRIEKLKWTRIVCGSTNLNPFIRNCAVMLA, encoded by the coding sequence ATGTCGAACAGGAAAGCGTTTCCTGCGTGGAGCTTTATTGGCGACATTTGCTTGTGTCGCCATAATCCGTCATCAGAAAAGATGACGATTCTTGAATTGTCACACTCTAGTGGCAACGGTTCTACTTCTTCCTCAGAAGAAAAACTTCAGGATGCAGATTATTTTGACTATAAGATTCCATGTCTAAGCGATGAGCTTGAGACCTTGATTCTTGCAAGATTACCGATAACAGAACACTGGAAGTTCTGTTGTCTGAACAAGCAGTTCCTTTCATTCCTAAAAACCGGTGAAGTCTTCAGAATCCGGCGAGAGATCGGGTTGAAGGAACCGGTTGTTTTCATCGCGAGCGATGAAAGCAACTGGTGGTCCTTCAACTCCAGTTTTACCTCCTTCAAGAAGATTCCAGTGATTCCATCAGACTACAGTTTTGATTTTGGCGACAAGGAGTCCTTCGCCGCCGGGACTAATCTGTTTGTCTCCGGTAAGGAGATCGACGGCACGGTTGTTTGGGGATTTGAATTGGCAACGAACAAATGGTTCAAGGCGCCTAAAATGATTAATCCGAGGTGCCTTTTCGCCTCGGCGACGAAAGGAATCTTTGCTTATATTGCAGGTGGTTTGGAGACCACAACTTGCCAGGAAGTTCTCAGCTCTGCTGAGAAATACAACTCCGAGAGCCGGTCCTGGGAGCGGCTCCCGGAGAtgaaacaaaagagaaaattttGTTCCGGTTGTTACATGGACAACCGGTTTTATGTTCTTGGAGGGCGGGATGAGTATGATAACGATCTTGTTTCCGGGGAATTTTTCGATGAGGGGAAAAATATCTGGATCTTGATTCCCGGAATGTTTAAGGACATTCCTCTTCCGAGTTCCCGGTCGCCGCCGTTGGTGGCGGTCGCGAACAACGAGCTTTACACGCTCGACGCTTCGTCGAATGAACTGAAGGTGTATGTGAAAGAAAGTAATTCATGGAAAACATTGGGGCCGGTGCCGGTGAGAGCTGATGCTCGAGGAGGATGGGGTGTGGCGTTTAAGTCTCTGGGGAATGAGCTCCTTGTTATTGGTGGtgctactgcttcttcttcttcttcgggTTGCGCTTTCACTATTTACACTTGCTGCCCTGATCCAAGAATTGAGAAATTGAAGTGGACGAGAATTGTATGTGGCAGCACAAATCTGAATCCTTTTATTCGCAATTGTGCTGTGATGTTAGCTTGA